One genomic window of Actinoplanes lobatus includes the following:
- a CDS encoding glycoside hydrolase family protein — MKRILMAVTGLVALVLGGLALPQPASAATTLIYATFKGDAAADQELWIYQSTNGGTTYNVLYDTNFRGPTGVLRDPSIIKRGSTYFIAYTWQSWTTNSTYFAVARSTDLLNWTNIATVPSGISSTRFTWAPEFYIEGTTVNIIANVAQTTCSNCFRPYVYTAQNSDLTSWSGPQQMWGLGFNHIDAYVVKSGSTWHSFVKNETTKYIEHWTSTDRLTGGWINQGTLWASGYEGPSLVRLDDGRWRIYIDKYTNGGIWTATSSDLNTWTGLSAVGCSGCRHGTAIPR, encoded by the coding sequence ATGAAACGCATTCTGATGGCGGTGACCGGTCTGGTCGCCCTCGTCCTCGGCGGCCTGGCCCTGCCCCAGCCCGCCAGCGCGGCGACGACGCTGATCTACGCCACCTTCAAAGGTGACGCGGCGGCCGACCAGGAACTGTGGATCTACCAGTCCACCAACGGCGGCACCACCTACAACGTCCTGTACGACACCAACTTCCGGGGCCCGACCGGGGTGCTGCGCGACCCGAGCATCATCAAGCGGGGCAGCACGTACTTCATCGCCTACACCTGGCAGTCCTGGACGACGAACTCGACGTACTTCGCCGTGGCCCGTAGCACCGACCTGCTGAACTGGACCAACATCGCCACGGTCCCGTCCGGGATCAGCAGCACCCGGTTCACCTGGGCGCCGGAGTTCTACATCGAGGGCACGACGGTCAACATCATCGCCAACGTGGCCCAGACGACCTGCTCCAACTGCTTCCGGCCGTACGTCTACACGGCGCAGAACAGCGACCTCACCTCGTGGAGCGGGCCGCAGCAGATGTGGGGCCTCGGCTTCAACCACATCGACGCGTACGTGGTGAAGTCCGGCAGCACGTGGCACTCCTTCGTCAAGAACGAGACCACCAAGTACATCGAGCACTGGACCAGCACCGACCGGCTCACCGGCGGCTGGATCAACCAGGGCACCCTGTGGGCCTCGGGTTACGAGGGGCCGTCGCTGGTCCGGCTGGACGACGGCCGGTGGCGCATCTACATCGACAAGTACACCAACGGCGGGATCTGGACCGCGACCAGCTCCGACCTCAACACGTGGACCGGCCTGAGCGCGGTCGGCTGCTCGGGTTGCCGCCACGGCACCGCCATCCCCCGATGA
- a CDS encoding Hsp70 family protein, whose translation MYALGIDLGTTYTAAAVWRSGHAEIVSLGSRTAAVPTVVLLRADESILTGEIASRRGLTEPHRMAREFKRRLGDPTPILLGGVPYSAESLMARMLRAVIDEVSSREGGEPNAICVSHPANWGPYKIDLLYQVIRLAGIELPVQLITEPHAAAVFYARQQRLEPDATVAVYDLGGGTFDAAVLRKTPEGFELIGKPEGIERLGGVDFDAAIFAHVAGALDGALDDLDEQDPAASAAVARLREECVQAKEALSADTDVTIPVLLPAVTTEVRLTRAELEAMVRPVLSGPIEALRRAVKSAGIEPADLHSVLLVGGSSRIPLVARMVGAEFGRPVAVDAHPKHAVALGAAWHAGASIAEAQTALVLPEAVDPWATGAAEAVAPAWPDALVVPAEPAQPVQPSPAAPSPASSPEPEPVSSPEAAGPTAAVALPADAATRVRILGAVLAAAVVVLLAGVTGAVWAVDRFGGDGKKDVPATGAGMHSPIPSAAASAGASVPASAAAAPVPADEACTDQMRQSPRWVCLTRATVRDGRFTVWYEADWNGETPDTAKGFHLHIYGGDGQSPDETTMGSQATAHGEYYFEDQQPSVRRTGDADFEAVSDAPKVCARIAKSGHGLARAADGSYHTGNCIPIQRD comes from the coding sequence ATGTATGCGCTCGGCATCGATCTGGGAACCACCTACACCGCCGCCGCCGTCTGGCGCTCCGGTCATGCCGAGATCGTCTCGCTGGGCAGCAGGACGGCGGCCGTCCCGACGGTGGTGCTGTTGCGGGCCGACGAGAGCATCCTGACCGGCGAGATCGCCAGCCGGCGAGGGCTGACCGAACCGCACCGGATGGCCCGCGAGTTCAAGCGGCGCCTCGGTGACCCCACGCCGATCCTGCTCGGTGGGGTGCCGTACTCGGCCGAGTCGCTGATGGCCCGGATGCTGCGGGCCGTGATCGACGAGGTGTCGTCACGAGAGGGCGGCGAACCGAACGCCATCTGCGTCTCGCATCCGGCCAACTGGGGGCCGTACAAGATCGATCTGTTGTATCAGGTGATCCGCCTCGCCGGCATCGAGCTGCCGGTCCAGTTGATCACCGAGCCGCACGCCGCGGCGGTCTTCTACGCCCGGCAGCAGCGGCTGGAGCCGGACGCGACGGTGGCCGTCTACGACCTCGGCGGCGGCACCTTCGACGCGGCGGTGCTGCGCAAGACCCCGGAGGGTTTCGAGCTCATCGGCAAGCCGGAGGGGATCGAGCGGCTCGGCGGCGTCGACTTCGACGCCGCCATCTTCGCCCATGTGGCCGGGGCGCTCGACGGCGCGCTGGACGACCTCGACGAACAGGATCCGGCGGCGAGCGCCGCGGTCGCCCGACTCCGCGAGGAGTGCGTGCAGGCCAAGGAGGCTCTGTCGGCGGACACCGACGTGACGATTCCGGTGCTGCTGCCGGCCGTCACCACCGAGGTCCGGCTCACTCGCGCCGAGTTGGAGGCGATGGTCCGCCCGGTGCTGAGCGGCCCGATCGAGGCGCTGCGCCGAGCCGTCAAGTCGGCCGGGATCGAGCCGGCGGACCTGCACTCGGTGCTGCTGGTCGGCGGTTCGTCGCGGATTCCGCTGGTCGCGCGGATGGTCGGTGCGGAGTTCGGGCGGCCGGTCGCGGTCGACGCCCACCCCAAGCATGCGGTGGCGCTCGGCGCGGCCTGGCATGCCGGTGCCTCGATCGCCGAGGCCCAGACGGCGCTGGTGCTGCCCGAGGCCGTCGACCCGTGGGCGACCGGCGCCGCCGAGGCGGTCGCCCCGGCCTGGCCGGACGCCCTCGTGGTTCCCGCCGAGCCCGCCCAGCCGGTCCAGCCGTCTCCGGCGGCGCCCTCCCCGGCGTCTTCGCCGGAGCCGGAGCCGGTCTCGTCCCCGGAGGCAGCCGGGCCGACCGCCGCCGTCGCGCTGCCCGCCGATGCGGCGACTCGGGTACGGATTCTCGGCGCTGTTCTGGCTGCCGCCGTGGTGGTGTTGCTCGCCGGCGTCACCGGCGCCGTCTGGGCCGTCGACAGGTTCGGCGGCGACGGCAAGAAGGACGTTCCGGCGACCGGGGCCGGCATGCACAGCCCGATCCCGAGCGCGGCCGCCTCGGCGGGCGCGAGCGTGCCGGCCAGCGCGGCCGCCGCCCCGGTGCCGGCCGACGAGGCGTGCACCGATCAGATGAGGCAGAGTCCTCGCTGGGTCTGCCTCACCCGGGCCACCGTCCGGGACGGAAGGTTCACCGTCTGGTACGAGGCGGACTGGAACGGCGAGACCCCGGACACCGCGAAGGGCTTCCACCTGCACATCTACGGCGGCGACGGGCAGAGCCCCGACGAGACGACGATGGGCAGCCAGGCGACCGCACACGGCGAGTACTACTTCGAGGACCAGCAGCCCTCGGTGCGGCGGACCGGCGACGCCGACTTCGAGGCCGTCAGCGATGCCCCGAAGGTGTGCGCCCGCATTGCCAAGAGCGGGCACGGGCTGGCCAGGGCCGCCGACGGCAGCTACCACACCGGCAACTGCATCCCCATCCAGCGGGACTGA
- a CDS encoding family 43 glycosylhydrolase, with amino-acid sequence MDLRARVRRKLTVALAVTVVLLAGFASPASAQYISVKNPVISQRADTAIFKHTDGYYYMTASVPDYKRVELRRATTLQGLGTAATSNAFVAPSSGALSGWIWAPDIQYIDGAWYMYFSASPNTAQFDQRLYWIRNTSANPMTGTWSAPQRFNTGWESFQLDAAVFVNKGVRYFAWAQDSPSTSFNSHMYIAKMNGPTAITGTAVEIARPTVAWEKEGVAGVVEGPSPLVKNGRVYIAYSASATDSRYKLGLLSSWDTADLLDPASWYKHPNPVFQTANGVYGPGHGSFTVAEDGVTDMLVYHARDYATPTPDALTDPNRHTRMQQLLWRENGDPFFGQPIPSTVTNPGIRGQHSNRCVDNYNRDTTLGALVRLYDCNGGTAQHFELTYKNGSYYEIRNRNTGTCLSNINASTAANADVGLYTCNGSTSQQWIVLDRGSGWFSLRNVAGNTCLDNYNWDAANGARLSLYTCNSLAAQNWRLG; translated from the coding sequence ATGGATCTTCGTGCTCGAGTCCGTCGCAAGCTCACCGTCGCGCTGGCCGTGACGGTCGTGCTGCTGGCCGGCTTCGCCTCCCCGGCGTCCGCCCAATACATCAGCGTCAAGAACCCGGTCATCTCGCAGCGCGCCGACACCGCGATCTTCAAGCACACCGACGGCTACTACTACATGACCGCGTCGGTGCCCGACTACAAGCGCGTCGAACTGCGCCGTGCCACCACCCTCCAGGGTCTCGGCACCGCCGCCACGAGCAACGCGTTCGTCGCCCCGTCCAGCGGCGCCCTCAGTGGCTGGATCTGGGCGCCCGACATCCAGTACATCGACGGCGCCTGGTACATGTACTTCTCGGCGTCGCCCAACACCGCCCAGTTCGACCAGCGGCTCTACTGGATCCGCAACACCAGCGCCAACCCCATGACCGGTACGTGGAGCGCCCCGCAGCGCTTCAACACCGGCTGGGAGTCGTTCCAGCTGGACGCCGCGGTCTTCGTCAACAAGGGTGTCCGCTACTTCGCCTGGGCCCAGGACAGCCCGTCCACCAGCTTCAACAGCCACATGTACATCGCCAAGATGAACGGCCCGACCGCGATCACCGGCACCGCCGTGGAGATCGCCCGGCCCACCGTGGCGTGGGAGAAGGAGGGCGTCGCCGGCGTCGTCGAGGGGCCGTCGCCGCTGGTCAAGAACGGCCGCGTCTACATCGCCTACTCGGCGTCCGCGACCGACTCCCGCTACAAGCTGGGCCTGCTGTCCTCGTGGGACACCGCCGACCTGCTCGACCCGGCGTCCTGGTACAAGCACCCGAACCCGGTCTTCCAGACCGCGAACGGCGTCTACGGTCCCGGCCACGGCAGCTTCACCGTCGCCGAGGACGGCGTCACCGACATGCTGGTCTACCACGCCCGCGACTACGCCACCCCGACGCCGGACGCGCTGACCGACCCGAACCGGCACACCCGCATGCAGCAGCTTCTGTGGCGGGAGAACGGCGACCCGTTCTTCGGCCAGCCGATCCCGAGCACCGTCACCAACCCGGGCATCCGGGGCCAGCACAGCAACCGGTGCGTCGACAACTACAACCGCGACACCACGCTCGGCGCCCTGGTCCGCCTCTACGACTGCAACGGCGGCACGGCCCAGCACTTCGAGCTGACCTACAAGAACGGGTCGTACTACGAGATCCGTAACCGCAACACCGGCACCTGCCTGTCGAACATCAACGCCAGCACCGCCGCGAACGCCGACGTCGGCCTCTACACCTGCAACGGCTCCACCAGCCAGCAGTGGATCGTGCTGGACCGGGGCAGCGGCTGGTTCTCGCTGCGCAACGTCGCCGGCAACACGTGCCTGGACAACTACAACTGGGACGCCGCCAACGGCGCCCGCCTCTCCCTCTACACCTGCAACAGCCTGGCCGCCCAGAACTGGCGACTCGGCTGA
- a CDS encoding rhamnogalacturonan lyase, producing MHISALPRKAVALTATTLLLLGGATSVAAAAESGPLAAAAPSARTTEDLDRGLIALRTSGGNFLSWRLLTSDPAGVAFNVYRGSVKVNAAPIAAGTNYTDAGAPAGASYTVRPVVDGAEAVTLAAEEPSVGLLAAYQDVPIQIPGGGTTPDGVAYTYSANDASVGDLDGDGQYEIVLKWDPSNAKDNSQSGYTGNVFIDAYKLNGTRLWRIDLGRNIRAGAHYTQFQVFDYDGDGKAEVAMKTADGTKDGAGVVIGSSSADYRNSSGYILSGPEFLTVFNGQTGRAMATADYVPARGTVSSWGDSYGNRVDRFLAGTAYLNGSYPSIIMARGYYTRSVIVAWDFRNGALTRKWTFDSNSSTNGSAWAGQGNHQLSIADVDADGRDEIMYGAMAVDDNGYGLWTTGRGHGDAYHVSDLIPSRSGQEVFKVSEDGTKPAMWMADARTGALIWSTATCGCDNGRGVSADIYAGSAGAESWSSAVDGLRSASGANIGRKPSSTNFVIWWDGDAQRELLDQTRIDKYGTGADTRLLTASGVHSNNGTKATPSLQADILGDWREEVIWPTTNNTALRIYSTTDATSISRASLMQDRQYREAVAWQNTAYNQPPHPSFAIG from the coding sequence ATGCACATCTCTGCCCTGCCCCGGAAGGCCGTCGCGCTGACGGCCACGACCCTGCTCCTGCTCGGCGGCGCCACCTCCGTGGCCGCCGCCGCCGAGAGCGGCCCCCTCGCGGCTGCCGCGCCGTCCGCCCGTACCACTGAAGATCTTGATCGTGGTCTGATCGCTCTGCGCACGTCGGGCGGGAACTTCCTGTCGTGGCGGCTGCTCACGTCGGACCCGGCCGGGGTGGCGTTCAACGTCTACCGCGGATCGGTCAAGGTCAACGCCGCGCCGATCGCCGCCGGCACGAACTACACCGACGCCGGCGCGCCGGCCGGCGCCTCCTACACCGTGCGGCCGGTCGTCGACGGCGCCGAGGCCGTCACCCTGGCCGCCGAGGAACCCAGCGTCGGGCTGCTGGCCGCCTACCAGGACGTGCCGATCCAGATCCCGGGCGGCGGCACCACACCGGACGGGGTGGCCTACACCTACTCGGCCAACGACGCGTCGGTGGGCGACCTCGACGGCGACGGCCAGTACGAGATCGTCCTCAAGTGGGACCCGTCGAACGCCAAGGACAACTCGCAGTCCGGCTACACCGGCAACGTGTTCATCGACGCCTACAAGCTCAACGGCACCCGGCTGTGGCGCATCGACCTGGGCCGCAACATCCGGGCGGGCGCGCACTACACCCAGTTCCAGGTGTTCGACTACGACGGCGACGGCAAGGCCGAGGTCGCGATGAAGACCGCCGACGGTACGAAGGACGGCGCCGGCGTGGTGATCGGCAGCTCGAGCGCCGACTACCGCAACTCGTCGGGCTACATCCTGTCCGGTCCCGAGTTCCTGACCGTGTTCAACGGGCAGACCGGGCGGGCCATGGCCACCGCCGACTACGTGCCCGCCCGCGGCACCGTCTCGTCGTGGGGCGACTCCTACGGCAACCGCGTCGACCGGTTCCTGGCCGGAACCGCCTACCTCAACGGGTCGTACCCGAGCATCATCATGGCCCGCGGCTACTACACCCGCAGCGTGATCGTCGCCTGGGACTTCCGCAACGGCGCGCTGACCCGGAAGTGGACGTTCGACAGCAACTCGTCCACCAACGGCTCCGCCTGGGCCGGGCAGGGCAACCACCAGCTGTCGATCGCCGACGTGGACGCCGACGGCCGCGACGAGATCATGTACGGCGCCATGGCGGTCGACGACAACGGCTACGGACTGTGGACCACGGGCCGGGGACACGGCGACGCCTACCACGTCAGCGACCTGATCCCGAGCCGGTCGGGGCAGGAGGTCTTCAAGGTGTCCGAGGACGGGACCAAGCCGGCCATGTGGATGGCGGACGCCCGTACCGGTGCTCTGATCTGGTCGACCGCGACGTGCGGCTGCGACAACGGCCGGGGCGTGTCCGCCGACATCTACGCGGGCAGCGCGGGCGCCGAGTCGTGGTCGTCGGCGGTCGACGGCCTGCGCAGCGCCAGCGGCGCGAACATCGGCCGCAAGCCGTCGTCGACGAACTTCGTGATCTGGTGGGACGGTGACGCCCAGCGGGAGCTGCTCGACCAGACCCGGATCGACAAGTACGGGACCGGCGCCGACACCCGGCTGCTGACCGCCAGCGGCGTGCACTCGAACAACGGCACCAAGGCCACCCCGTCGTTGCAGGCCGACATCCTCGGTGACTGGCGCGAGGAGGTCATCTGGCCGACCACGAACAACACCGCCCTGCGGATCTACTCGACCACCGATGCGACCAGCATCTCGCGGGCCTCGCTGATGCAGGACCGGCAGTACCGGGAGGCGGTCGCCTGGCAGAACACCGCGTACAACCAGCCGCCGCACCCGAGCTTCGCGATCGGCTGA
- a CDS encoding glycoside hydrolase family 5 protein, with product MTPLRRLLTPLLVTALTALGAVAVGSSPAVAATNQFRGMNWAVLGDNFSTGPLVVQGLSSSDSNATVRAKANALYDDMAAIGVNTVRLPINTHTVGTAWWENYRGAIDAATARGFKVILAYWEDGAASGGRITNIAAWNTMWSKVTYQYGANTNVYFEPMNEPHGYTSAEWRNVAATWMSYHYSAVPARTLIGGTGYSQDLRDVCNDSRFSGTLLSFHHYAFFYSAMTYDAFRSHVQTRLGNCASRAVVTEFGAPMSTGLNYADANSTDNFVRHIRAVTQVMRDNQMGGTYWPALGGKPTGTSGFDYYSMFAFSGSGTNLNLAVRNASGRDRIRYGWGL from the coding sequence ATGACACCGTTGCGCAGGCTCCTCACCCCCCTCCTGGTGACCGCCCTGACCGCGCTGGGCGCCGTCGCCGTCGGCTCGTCGCCGGCGGTTGCCGCCACCAACCAGTTCCGCGGCATGAACTGGGCGGTGCTGGGTGACAACTTCAGCACCGGCCCGCTGGTCGTGCAGGGCCTCAGCTCGTCGGACAGCAACGCGACGGTCCGGGCCAAGGCCAACGCCCTGTACGACGACATGGCCGCGATCGGCGTCAACACGGTCCGGCTGCCGATCAACACGCACACCGTCGGCACGGCATGGTGGGAGAACTACCGGGGCGCCATCGACGCCGCCACCGCCCGCGGGTTCAAGGTGATCCTCGCCTACTGGGAGGACGGCGCCGCCTCCGGTGGCCGGATCACCAACATCGCCGCGTGGAACACCATGTGGTCGAAGGTGACCTACCAGTACGGCGCCAACACCAACGTCTACTTCGAGCCGATGAACGAGCCGCACGGCTACACCTCGGCGGAGTGGCGCAACGTGGCGGCGACCTGGATGAGCTACCACTACTCGGCGGTGCCGGCCCGGACGCTGATCGGCGGCACCGGGTACAGCCAGGACCTGCGCGACGTCTGCAACGACAGCCGGTTCAGCGGCACGCTGCTCTCGTTCCACCACTACGCGTTCTTCTACAGCGCGATGACCTACGACGCCTTCCGCAGCCACGTCCAGACCCGGCTCGGCAACTGCGCCTCCCGCGCCGTGGTCACCGAGTTCGGCGCCCCGATGTCGACCGGGCTCAACTACGCCGACGCCAACAGCACCGACAATTTCGTACGCCACATCCGCGCCGTCACCCAGGTGATGCGGGACAACCAGATGGGCGGCACCTACTGGCCGGCCCTGGGTGGCAAGCCCACCGGCACCTCGGGCTTCGACTACTACTCGATGTTCGCCTTCAGTGGCAGCGGCACCAACCTCAACCTGGCCGTCCGCAACGCCTCCGGCCGCGACCGCATCCGGTACGGCTGGGGCCTCTGA
- a CDS encoding LamG-like jellyroll fold domain-containing protein translates to MPRSPGRTLLLAVLLVLSVLGVPAAPASAAAPVHGLKGEYFRMSAPGARDFAELGGIVLDPNIDLPGLAGTFESLTGRTEHTTARWTGKITAPATGDYTFSMIGDNGFRFLIDGRPVIDHWVGDWDREQVSAPVPLVAGEAHDLRIEMFQDVGGANLFLRWSGAGLDKQIVPESAFTPPDGFQIFPVAFTVQPDGRTLIADFDAAVDDLGALAEHLKVEVDTTVFPIRSVRGSGDKAVVTLSEKIQKDQRVRVNYDGTGGLVVGGETVPQVIRSAGNTSTHRLTTPWGDRVDERHPLPEYPRPQLIRKDWINLNGPWEFAAAQAGEQPVFGKALGERIIVPYPVESLLSGIERREDHMFYRKLVTVPGNWTGKRIRLNFGAVDYEAKVWVNGTLVITHTGGYTAFTADITGALRRHGPQEIIVAVTDVTGPNQPKGKQSLNPGGIVYEPSSGIWQTVWMEPVAPVAVDGLVITPDVATGSVVVRVDSAADATAVIVARDRKGRISGRAVARTNTDVRLKIDKPRLWSPDDPYLYDLDVRLGSDSVRGDSVRGDAVRGDAVRGDSVRGDSVRGDAVRGDSVRGYFGLREVAVQNVGGFPKLVLNGKPIFSLATLDQGFWPDGLYTQPSDAALRFDLEETKKLGFNAVRKHIKVESARWYRHADELGLLVWQDFVSADINSTAGQEAFLSQSREMMRQLHGFPSIIGWIVFNEGWGEWDRTTTGQIATAVKIDDPSRIVNAHSGVNCCASKGDSGKGDVIDHHDYVNNDPPYPDATRIAMDGEHGGFTLRTPGHMWPGTPAVIYSGVADKAALTAKYVDNTERFYLEAAGAELSGSVYTQITDLETELNGLWTYDRREIKVNPSAVRAVNAKVIAAGAASGQARTYPGHGDWNLDEGSGTTARDSGGDSHLTLTGDTAWAPGVSGTALRFDGDGDYADTAAPVLDTTKDYTVAAWVTLDELPGNYATALSQDGRRTENPFYLQYGQGAFAFSTPGGNRARLVTTPELNRWYHLTGVRDHTTGEIRLYVDGKRVATVPAGPDVVSTGPLSVGRAKYAGNRTDFWSGSIDRVHAYNRGLTDEEVSALYTAEAA, encoded by the coding sequence ATGCCCCGATCACCCGGGAGAACCCTGCTCCTCGCCGTCCTGCTGGTTCTCTCCGTCCTCGGCGTGCCCGCCGCGCCCGCCTCCGCCGCGGCGCCGGTGCACGGTCTCAAGGGTGAGTACTTCCGGATGTCCGCACCGGGCGCCCGGGACTTCGCCGAACTCGGCGGGATCGTGCTCGACCCGAACATCGACCTGCCCGGCCTGGCCGGCACGTTCGAGTCGCTGACCGGGCGCACCGAGCACACCACCGCCCGCTGGACCGGGAAGATCACCGCGCCGGCCACCGGCGACTACACGTTCTCCATGATCGGCGACAACGGGTTCCGGTTCCTGATCGACGGGCGGCCGGTGATCGACCACTGGGTCGGTGACTGGGACCGCGAGCAGGTCAGTGCCCCGGTGCCGCTGGTGGCGGGGGAGGCGCACGACCTCCGCATCGAGATGTTCCAGGACGTCGGCGGCGCGAACCTGTTCCTGCGCTGGTCGGGCGCCGGGCTCGATAAGCAGATCGTTCCGGAGAGCGCTTTCACGCCGCCGGACGGCTTCCAGATCTTCCCGGTCGCGTTCACCGTCCAGCCGGACGGCCGCACCCTGATCGCCGACTTCGACGCGGCCGTTGACGACCTCGGCGCGCTGGCCGAACACCTCAAGGTCGAGGTCGACACCACCGTCTTCCCGATCCGGAGCGTCCGCGGGAGCGGCGACAAGGCGGTCGTCACCCTCAGCGAGAAGATCCAGAAGGACCAGCGGGTCCGCGTCAACTACGACGGCACCGGCGGGCTCGTCGTCGGCGGCGAGACCGTTCCGCAGGTCATCCGTTCGGCGGGCAACACGTCCACGCACCGGCTCACCACCCCGTGGGGCGACCGGGTCGACGAGCGTCATCCCCTGCCCGAATACCCGCGTCCACAGTTGATCCGCAAGGACTGGATCAACCTGAACGGGCCGTGGGAGTTCGCCGCCGCCCAGGCCGGGGAGCAGCCGGTCTTCGGCAAGGCCCTCGGCGAGCGGATCATCGTGCCCTACCCGGTCGAGTCGCTGCTGTCCGGCATCGAACGGCGCGAGGACCACATGTTCTACCGCAAGCTCGTCACCGTTCCCGGCAACTGGACCGGCAAGCGGATCAGGCTCAACTTCGGCGCCGTCGACTACGAGGCGAAGGTGTGGGTCAACGGCACGCTCGTCATCACGCACACCGGCGGCTACACGGCGTTCACCGCCGACATCACCGGCGCGCTCCGTAGGCACGGGCCGCAGGAGATCATCGTCGCGGTCACCGACGTGACCGGGCCGAACCAGCCGAAGGGCAAGCAGTCGCTGAACCCGGGCGGCATCGTCTACGAGCCGTCGTCCGGCATCTGGCAGACGGTCTGGATGGAGCCGGTCGCGCCGGTCGCCGTCGACGGCCTCGTCATCACCCCCGACGTCGCGACCGGGTCGGTCGTCGTCCGGGTCGATTCCGCGGCCGATGCGACGGCGGTCATCGTGGCCCGGGACAGGAAGGGCCGGATCTCGGGTAGGGCTGTAGCGAGGACCAACACCGACGTCCGGCTCAAGATCGATAAGCCGCGTCTGTGGAGCCCCGACGACCCCTACCTCTACGACCTCGACGTGCGGCTCGGCAGCGATTCCGTCCGCGGCGATTCCGTCCGCGGCGACGCTGTCCGCGGCGACGCTGTCCGCGGCGATTCCGTCCGCGGCGATTCCGTCCGCGGAGACGCTGTCCGCGGCGATTCCGTTCGCGGCTACTTCGGCCTCCGTGAAGTCGCCGTCCAGAACGTCGGTGGTTTTCCGAAACTGGTGCTGAACGGCAAGCCGATCTTCTCGCTCGCCACCCTCGACCAGGGGTTCTGGCCGGACGGCCTGTACACCCAGCCCAGCGACGCGGCCCTGCGCTTCGACCTGGAGGAGACGAAGAAGCTCGGCTTCAACGCGGTCCGCAAGCACATCAAGGTGGAGTCGGCCCGCTGGTACCGGCACGCCGACGAACTCGGCCTGCTCGTCTGGCAGGACTTCGTCTCCGCCGACATCAACAGCACGGCCGGCCAGGAGGCGTTCCTGAGCCAGAGCCGGGAGATGATGCGCCAGCTGCACGGCTTCCCGTCGATCATCGGGTGGATCGTCTTCAACGAGGGCTGGGGTGAATGGGACCGCACGACGACTGGACAGATCGCCACCGCCGTCAAGATTGACGACCCGTCCCGCATCGTCAATGCGCACAGTGGCGTCAACTGTTGCGCGTCCAAGGGTGACTCCGGCAAGGGTGACGTGATCGATCACCACGACTACGTCAACAATGATCCGCCCTACCCGGACGCCACCCGTATCGCGATGGACGGTGAACACGGTGGCTTCACCCTGCGCACCCCCGGGCACATGTGGCCGGGCACGCCCGCCGTCATCTACAGCGGAGTCGCCGACAAGGCGGCACTGACCGCGAAGTACGTCGACAACACCGAGCGCTTCTACCTGGAGGCGGCCGGGGCCGAGTTGTCCGGCTCGGTCTACACGCAGATCACCGACCTGGAGACCGAGCTCAACGGCCTCTGGACCTACGACCGGCGAGAGATAAAGGTCAACCCCTCGGCGGTACGGGCGGTGAACGCGAAAGTGATCGCGGCCGGGGCGGCGTCCGGTCAGGCCCGGACGTATCCCGGGCACGGCGACTGGAACCTGGACGAGGGCAGCGGCACGACCGCCCGCGACAGCGGCGGCGACAGCCACCTCACCCTGACCGGCGACACCGCGTGGGCTCCCGGCGTGAGCGGCACGGCGCTGCGGTTCGACGGTGACGGCGACTACGCCGACACGGCGGCGCCGGTGCTCGACACCACGAAGGACTACACGGTCGCGGCCTGGGTGACCCTCGACGAACTGCCCGGCAACTACGCCACCGCGCTCAGCCAGGACGGCCGCCGCACCGAGAACCCCTTCTACCTCCAGTACGGGCAGGGCGCCTTCGCGTTCAGCACCCCCGGCGGCAACCGGGCCCGGCTGGTCACCACGCCCGAACTGAACCGCTGGTACCACCTGACCGGCGTCCGCGACCACACCACCGGCGAGATCCGCCTCTACGTCGACGGCAAGCGTGTCGCCACGGTCCCGGCCGGTCCGGACGTGGTGAGCACCGGCCCGCTGTCGGTGGGCCGGGCGAAGTACGCGGGCAACCGCACCGACTTCTGGTCCGGCTCGATCGACCGGGTGCACGCCTACAACCGCGGCCTGACCGACGAGGAGGTGTCCGCCCTCTACACGGCCGAGGCCGCCTGA